One genomic segment of Amycolatopsis sp. WQ 127309 includes these proteins:
- a CDS encoding SDR family NAD(P)-dependent oxidoreductase, translated as MVSTVPGRFDGRTVVVTGAASGIGRATASRIAREGGRVVAVDVSAGRLDEFAAETPALVPVAADITDAGGVERILAAAGTRIDGLANVAGIADDFSPAHEVSDELWRRVFAVNVDGTFRLIRAVVPAMLAAGSGSIVNIASEAALRGSAAGIAYTASKHAVVGITRNCAVMYGPHGIRVNAVAPGGVATGIAPGGTPSAFGQGRLGAFFGLMPPIATAEQLAASITFLLSDDGANVNGVVLPSDGGWAAQ; from the coding sequence GTGGTGAGCACCGTCCCCGGCCGGTTCGACGGCCGCACGGTCGTCGTCACCGGTGCCGCGTCCGGCATCGGCCGTGCGACGGCGTCCCGCATCGCGCGCGAGGGCGGCCGGGTGGTCGCGGTCGACGTCTCGGCCGGGCGGCTCGACGAGTTCGCCGCCGAGACGCCCGCGCTGGTCCCGGTGGCCGCGGACATCACCGACGCCGGCGGCGTCGAGCGGATCCTGGCCGCCGCCGGGACGCGGATCGACGGCCTGGCCAACGTCGCCGGGATCGCCGACGACTTCTCGCCGGCCCACGAGGTCAGCGACGAACTGTGGCGGCGTGTCTTCGCCGTCAACGTCGACGGCACGTTCCGGCTCATCCGCGCGGTCGTCCCGGCGATGCTGGCGGCCGGCTCCGGCTCCATCGTGAACATCGCCTCCGAGGCCGCGTTGCGTGGTTCGGCCGCCGGGATCGCTTACACCGCTTCGAAACACGCGGTCGTCGGGATCACCCGCAACTGCGCGGTGATGTACGGGCCGCACGGCATCCGCGTCAACGCCGTCGCGCCGGGCGGGGTGGCGACCGGCATCGCACCGGGCGGCACGCCGTCGGCGTTCGGGCAGGGCCGGCTCGGCGCGTTCTTCGGCCTGATGCCGCCGATCGCCACGGCGGAGCAGCTGGCCGCGTCGATCACGTTCCTGCTCAGCGACGACGGCGCGAACGTCAACGGCGTCGTGCTGCCGTCGGACGGCGGGTGGGCGGCCCAGTGA
- a CDS encoding NAD(P)/FAD-dependent oxidoreductase: MSPTSPLPADLGFDPDALRAKYRAERDRRLRPDGSAQYQRPTGRFGYYAEDPYVEGDLVREPLRDRVEAVVVGGGFGGLLAAARLRQAGVGTIRVIEKGGDFGGTWYWNRYPGIHCDIESYVYLPLLEEVGHVPGWKYSPGAEILEHARAIGRTFDLYDDACFRTAVSELRWDDGEWLVRTDRDDEIRARYVVVSNGTLDHPKLPGIPGIETFAGHTFHTSRWDYGYTGGTADGGLTGLADKRVALIGTGATAVQVVPHLGRDARELVVFQRTPSTVDVRGNGPTDPAWAGSLTPGWQRRRRDNFLTVVTGGSAEEDLVGDGWTGSARLLKDLVATDAYTDVPAEAHELADFRKMNELRDRVDALVDDPATAAALKPWYRYMCKRPTFSDHYLQTFNRPNVTLVDTADSGGVEAVTERAVVAGGREYEADCIIFATGFSVGASDVMAGRLPIVGRDGVSLLERWRSGPRTLHGVASHGFPNLFQLGSLQNAPSVNFVHVLDEQASHIGAVVAEARKRGASLVEPTAAAEQAWVETIRRKAPDRYAFQLECTPGYYNNEGKPREHSQSFGDGPVAFHALLADWRENGGMDEVM, encoded by the coding sequence ATGTCCCCCACCTCGCCCCTGCCCGCCGACCTGGGTTTCGACCCGGACGCCCTGCGCGCGAAGTACCGCGCCGAGCGCGACCGGCGCCTGCGGCCGGACGGCAGCGCGCAGTACCAGCGGCCCACCGGCCGGTTCGGGTACTACGCCGAAGACCCGTACGTCGAGGGCGACCTCGTGCGCGAGCCGCTGCGCGACCGCGTCGAGGCCGTGGTGGTCGGCGGCGGGTTCGGCGGCCTGCTCGCCGCCGCGCGGCTGCGCCAGGCCGGCGTCGGGACCATCCGCGTGATCGAGAAGGGCGGCGACTTCGGCGGCACGTGGTACTGGAACCGCTACCCCGGCATCCACTGCGACATCGAGTCCTACGTGTACCTCCCGCTGCTGGAGGAGGTCGGCCACGTCCCCGGCTGGAAGTACTCGCCGGGCGCGGAGATCCTGGAGCACGCCCGCGCGATCGGGCGGACGTTCGACCTCTACGACGACGCGTGTTTCCGCACCGCGGTCAGCGAACTGCGCTGGGACGACGGCGAGTGGCTCGTCCGCACCGACCGCGACGACGAGATCCGCGCGCGGTACGTCGTCGTCTCGAACGGGACGCTCGACCACCCGAAGCTGCCCGGCATCCCGGGCATCGAGACGTTCGCCGGGCACACGTTCCACACCAGCCGGTGGGACTACGGCTACACCGGCGGCACCGCCGACGGCGGCCTGACCGGGCTGGCCGACAAGCGCGTCGCGCTGATCGGCACCGGCGCGACCGCCGTGCAGGTCGTCCCGCACCTCGGGCGCGACGCGCGGGAGCTGGTCGTCTTCCAGCGGACGCCGTCCACTGTGGACGTCCGCGGGAACGGGCCCACCGACCCGGCGTGGGCCGGCTCCCTGACCCCGGGCTGGCAGCGACGGCGCCGGGACAACTTCCTCACCGTCGTCACCGGCGGCAGTGCCGAGGAGGACCTGGTGGGCGACGGCTGGACCGGCAGCGCCCGCCTGCTGAAGGACCTGGTCGCGACCGACGCCTACACGGACGTCCCGGCCGAGGCGCACGAGCTCGCCGACTTCCGGAAGATGAACGAGCTGCGCGACCGGGTCGACGCGCTCGTCGACGACCCGGCCACGGCCGCGGCGCTCAAGCCCTGGTACCGCTACATGTGCAAGCGCCCGACGTTCAGCGACCACTACCTGCAGACGTTCAACCGGCCGAACGTGACCCTGGTGGACACCGCCGACAGCGGCGGTGTGGAAGCCGTCACCGAACGGGCCGTCGTCGCCGGCGGCCGGGAGTACGAGGCCGACTGCATCATCTTCGCGACCGGGTTCTCGGTCGGCGCCTCGGACGTCATGGCCGGGCGCCTGCCGATCGTCGGCCGCGACGGCGTCTCGCTGCTGGAGCGCTGGCGGAGCGGCCCCCGGACGCTGCACGGCGTCGCGAGCCACGGGTTCCCGAACCTGTTCCAGCTCGGCTCGCTGCAGAACGCCCCCTCGGTGAACTTCGTGCACGTGCTCGACGAGCAGGCGAGCCACATCGGCGCGGTCGTCGCCGAAGCCCGCAAGCGCGGAGCGTCCCTTGTGGAGCCCACGGCGGCGGCCGAGCAGGCGTGGGTCGAGACGATCCGCCGGAAGGCGCCGGACCGCTACGCGTTCCAGCTGGAGTGCACCCCGGGCTACTACAACAACGAAGGCAAGCCGCGGGAACACAGCCAATCGTTCGGCGACGGGCCGGTCGCCTTCCACGCACTGCTCGCCGACTGGCGGGAGAACGGCGGAATGGACGAGGTCATGTGA